A stretch of Henckelia pumila isolate YLH828 chromosome 4, ASM3356847v2, whole genome shotgun sequence DNA encodes these proteins:
- the LOC140865773 gene encoding alpha-mannosidase-like, whose product MGKLVLVVSAVLCVASVLGSCGIVGVEGYIKYNTGSGIVDGKLNVHLVAHSHDDVGWLKTIDQYYVGSNNSIQGACVENVLDSVVVSLRRDPNRKFIFAEMAFFYRWWKRQSQEIQAELRQLVDAGQLEFVNGGWCMHDEATTHYIDMIDQTTLGHQLIKSQFNKTPRAGWQIDPFGHSAVQAYLLGAELGFDSIHFARIDYQDRAKRKVDKSLEVIWQGSRTFGSSSQIFANAFPVHYSPPNGFHFEVNDDFSPVQDDPYLFDFNVEARVNDFIVAAMTQANVTRTNHIMWTMGDDFQYQYAESWFKEMDKLIHYVNKDGRVNALYSTPSIYTDAKHAAGESWPLKIDDYFPYADSANAYWTGFYTSRPALKRYVRLLSGYYLAARQLEFLRGRTSNTSTDELGNALGIAQHHDAVSGTAKQHTTDDYAKRLAIGITEAETVVNSALSCLFSSNLDGQCAESTVKPSQCQLLNISYCPPTEEDIPEGKSLVVVAYNSLGWTRTDIVRIPVNDYNLVVKDSMGSIIESQFVEVDNVTSKVRKFYVKAYTGNSASETPKYWLVFPASVPPLGWNTYFITKASQKENRRSGSMSMMALPTNETIEIGPGNLKLSFSSVSGQLKRISNSKTGIDVPVQQSYLWYSSSQGDADPQCSGAYIFRPNGMPASVVSRSVPLKIVRGPLVDEVHQQFASWIYQVIRVYKDKDHAEVEYTIGPIPTDDSVGKEVITRMTANMVTNKVFYTDSNGRDFLRRVRDYRADWPLIVTQPVAGNYYPINLGIFMEDQKSEFSVLVDRATGGSSINDGEIELMLHRRILNDDSRGVGEPLDETVCADDTCEGLTVRGNYYIGVNELGAGALWRRTTGQEIYSPLLLAFSHENSEYWKYSHLTTATTMDANYSLPLNVALITLQDLADGSVLLRLAHLYEAGEDPNYSTLAKVELKKMFAGKKIKTLKETSLSANQEKSEIKRKAWEVKDEVGAEAAAAPIRGGAVDMSSLTVELGPMEIRTFLLTF is encoded by the exons ATGGGAAAATTGGTGCTGGTTGTTTCAGCTGTGCTGTGCGTTGCATCTGTTTTGGGTTCGTGCGGAATTGTTGGTGTTGAAGGGTACATTAAGTATAATACTGGGAGTGGGATTGTGGATGGGAAGTTGAATGTTCATTTGGTTGCTCACTCGCATGACGATGTGGGCTGGCTTAAGACAATTGATCAGTACTATGTTGGATCAAATAACAGTATTCAG GGTGCATGTGTGGAAAATGTTCTGGACTCAGTTGTGGTGTCATTGCGCCGTGATCCGAATAGGAAGTTCATCTTTGCTGAAATG GCATTTTTCTATAGATGGTGGAAACGACAAAGCCAAGAAATTCAAGCAGAACTACGACAGCTTGTCGATGCCGGACAGTTGGAATTCGT GAATGGTGGCTGGTGTATGCATGATGAAGCAACTACCCATTATATAGATATGATTGACCAAACAACTCTTGGTCATCAATTGATAAAAAGTCAATTTAATAAGACTCCTCGTGCCGGATGGCAGATTGATCCATTTGGGCACTCTGCAGTGCAAGCTTACCTGCTAGGCGCCGAG CTAGGATTTGATTCTATTCATTTTGCACGGATAGATTACCAAGACAGGGCAAAACGCAAGGTGGATAAATCTCTTGAAGTCATATGGCAGGGTTCTCGGACGTTTGGTTCATCTTCTCAG ATTTTTGCCAATGCATTTCCTGTTCACTATAGCCCACCAAATGGGTTTCATTTTGAAGTAAATGATGACTTCAGTCCAGTCCAG GACGATCCGTACCTTTTTGACTTCAATGTTGAAGCACGAGTTAATGATTTTATCGTTGCTGCAATGACTCAG GCAAATGTCACAAGAACTAATCATATCATGTGGACGATGGGAGATGACTTCCAATATCAATATGCTGAGTCCTGGTTCAAGGAAATGGACAAACTTATTCATTATGTCAACAAG GATGGCCGGGTGAATGCATTATATTCAACACCATCTATATACACAGATGCAAAACATGCTGCCGGTGAATCTTGGcccctgaaaatcgatgactATTTCCC ATATGCAGACAGTGCTAATGCTTACTGGACTGGATTTTATACAAGTCGCCCGGCATTGAAAAGATATGTTCGTTTGCTGAGTGGATATTATCTG GCAGCTCGGCAACTTGAATTTCTGAGAGGAAGAACATCTAACACCAGTACTGATGAGTTAGGTAACGCATTAGGTATTGCACAGCACCATGATGCTGTTAGTGGGACAGCTAAACAGCACACTACAGATGACTATGCAAAACGACTGGCCATTGGAATCACAGAG GCAGAAACTGTGGTGAATTCAGCTTTATCATGCCTGTTTAGTTCCAATCTGGATGGGCAGTGTGCTGAATCTACAGTGAAACCTAGCCAG TGTCAGCTGCTCAATATAAGTTACTGTCCACCGACAGAGGAAGATATCCCGGAAGGAAAGAGTTTG GTTGTTGTGGCGTACAATTCACTGGGATGGACACGTACTGATATTGTCAGGATTCCC GTTAACGACTATAATCTTGTCGTCAAAGATTCCATGGGAAGCATCATTGAGTCTCAATTTGTTGAAGTAGATAATGTGACGAGTAAGGTTAGAAAGTTCTACGTGAAGGCATATACTGGAAATTCAGCTTCAGAGACTCCGAAATATTGGCTTGTCTTTCCAGCATCGGTGCCACCTCTGGGTTGGAATACGTATTTCATTACTAAAGCTTCTCAAAAGG AAAATAGAAGAAGTGGTTCCATGTCCATGATGGCTCTTCCAACAAATGAAACTATAGAAATTGGACCAGGAAACTTGAAGTTGTCTTTTTCATCAGTATCTGGGCAACTTAAACGCATATCAAATTCAAAAACTGGT ATTGATGTACCAGTACAACAAAGCTATCTTTGGTATTCTTCTAGCCAAGGAGATGCTGATCCTCAG TGTTCTGGTGCATATATTTTCCGACCCAATGGAATGCCTGCTTCAGTGGTCTCCAGATCA GTTCCCCTTAAGATTGTACGGGGACCACTAGTTGATGAAGTACACCAGCAATTTGCTTCATGGATCTACCAG GTTATAAGAgtttataaagataaagatcatGCTGAAGTTGAATACACC ATCGGTCCAATTCCTACGGATGATAGTGTTGGGAAAGAGGTTATTACAAGAATGACGGCTAATATGGTCACCAACAAAGTGTTCTACACTGATTCCAATGGAAGGGACTTTCTAAGACGG GTTAGAGATTACAGGGCTGACTGGCCTCTCATAGTTACTCAACCTGTTGCAGGGAACTACTATCCA ATCAACCTTGGTATATTCATGGAGGATCAGAAATCTGAGTTCTCTGTTTTGGTTGATCGGGCCACGGGAGGATCCAGCATTAATGATGGAGAAATCGAATTGATGCTTCACAG GCGTATTTTAAATGACGATTCCAGAGGAGTAGGTGAACCCCTTGATGAAACTGTATGTGCTGATGATACATGTGAAGGACTCACG GTTCGAGGTAATTATTATATTGGCGTCAATGAGCTTGGTGCTGGAGCTCTTTGGAGGCGGACTACTGGTCAAGAAATCTATTCACCTCTTCTTTTAGCCTTTTCACATGAG AACTCTGAATATTGGAAATATTCTCATCTTACGACGGCAACTACCATGGATGCAAACTATAGTTTACCTCTTAATGTTGCATTAATAACACTTCAG GATTTGGCCGATGGAAGTGTGCTCCTACGTTTGGCCCATTTATATGAG GCTGGTGAAGATCCTAACTATTCAACACTGGCCAAAGTTGAACTGAAGAAAATGTTTGCTGGGAAAAAG ATAAAAACGCTCAAGGAAACAAGCTTATCAGCAAATCAAGAAAAGTCTGAGATTAAGAGAAAGGCATGGGAAGTTAAAGACGAAGTTGGAGCTGAGGCGGCAGCAGCTCCAATCAGAGGTGGTGCTGTGGACATGTCAAGTCTTACAGTCGAGCTCGGTCCCATGGAGATCCGGACTTTCCTCTTAACATTTTGA